The Camelina sativa cultivar DH55 chromosome 18, Cs, whole genome shotgun sequence DNA window AAAAGAATTTGGTGTAAGGCCACCATGACAAGgaagtttaaaatttgaatagaCAAAAGTTGGATtcggttttaactttttaagtttGGTAGATCAAATTAATAAGACTTTAAGAAATGCATGAGGCAAACAACAGTTAATGCGAAACACTGCACGAAcgaatacacacacacacacacgcgaTGCAAAGAAGAAAACGTGTGCAAGCCaatattttttaccaaattaataaCCAACAACGACTTCGAAGTACATTCATCTGAGCCTTTAAAACGACATCGgatttataaaatcatataaaaagcaaacaaagaTGTGGAAGGAGTTAAACTGCGAATGAGACATGTCGGCCATTTCGTggtgttaagaaaaaaaacagagtcctCCTCCTCCAAATACTTTTGTTTAAAAAAGGAAACCCCCAGATACAGAGAGAAACCAAGTGCAAcaaaaatcctctgttttttttctcaaaattcaaaatctcttTGATCTCCTCGacagatctcttcttctttgtatatAGTAAGAGGTTTAACCGtcgtcatcttttttttttatctctatctctctctacccttttttggatattgatattATCTGTTACAGCTTCTGTTACTAATCTTAAAATCTCTCAGAAAAAGTAACTCTCTTTATTATAATCAACCTTGCGTAACACTTTAAGGACTCCCTTAGGGTTTTTGTCGATTCCTAATTTCTTTTACGACTTTCGTCTTGCAGCATTGCTTTTGACATTTTTGGAGCACTTTTAGGtctcaaagttttgatttttacttgcgctttttttctttccttcagACGAGATAATCTCATCCGTTGAGACGTTTTTGACTCATTCTCAAGAGATGTCAGGTAAATTTTTTAGGAGACCATCAGTGAAATGGTTGAAATTTAGATGTTTGTTGGTTGAAGTATATAGAATTTGTTGCAGGTTGtgaagaaacaagagagaaacTATCAGATTCTGAGTGTATAGAGGATGAACCAAGGCGTTCTAGAATTGGGAATTTGAGAAAGAAGGCTATTAGTTGTTCTAGTAAACTTACACATCCTTTGAAGAGGAAAGGCAAACGTAAAATCGATTACTTGATCCCTTTGATTGAAGATGTTagggatgaggaagaagagaagattgtTTCTCAATTGCGTCAAGAACTTCTCAAGAAAGATTTGTTGCCTCCAAGGCATGATGATTACTATATGTTGTTGAGGTAAAAGTCAAGATGCATTTGCTGGGCACTAAAGTTGTCTCTTTTCTTatagaaatgaaaatttttaatgCTTTTTTCTATGTCCAGGTTTCTAAGAACAATGGAATTCAAAATTGAGAAGACTGTCACGGCATGGGAACAAATGCTTAAATGGAGGAAAGATTTTGGAACCGATCACATTATACAGGTAAGGGGTAGTATGGTGTTTCATCTATTGCTTTATCACTTTTTGAGTTACAGAAGCATCTTTGCTATGGACCTAACAACATTTTACAAATAGGACTTCAATTTTAAAGAGTTGGACAAAGTGACAAGGCACTATCCTCAAGGGTATCATGGAGTTGATAAAGATGGGAGACCTATTTATATAGAGAGACTTGGGAAAGCTCATCCTGGTAAGCTTATGGAGGTTACTACCATAGAGCGATACTTGAAGTACCATGTACAAGAATTTGAGAGGACCCTTCAAGAGAAGCTCCCTGCGTGTTCAGTTTCAGCAAAGCGACGAGTCACTACAACAACTACAATACTTGATGTTGAAGGCCTGGTGTGTTAAAACTCCTGTAGATGTTTTAAAGGAATCACTTGGCTTTTCTTGAGTTATAATATCTCTCTATTTGGTTGTTTAGGGTATGAAGAACTTTACTCCTACAGCTGCTAATCTCCTGGCCACCATTGCTAAAGTAGATTGCAATTATTACCCTGAGGTACCTAACTCTTTGAAGAATACACTTTTCTATATGACTCTATTCCAAGCATTGAAAGGGAGAAGATTTTGTCATATGACTCCAATGAGCTGAGTGGATATGGATGTTTCGGTTGCTCTAAAAGTTTTGTAATGATGGTCTCTGACTCTTGCAGACTTTGCACCGAATGTTCATTGTCAATGCAGGGATTGGATTCAGGAATATTCTTTGGCCTGCCGCACAGAAGCTTCTTGATCCGATGACTATTGCAAAGATACAAGTAATGATTAATTATCTCTCTTGAGTTTTAAGCATAAGCTCTCCTATTTGTTTTCAGAAACCACTCATTACTTGTATTACTCAGGTTTTGGAGTCAAGATCCTTGTCAAAGTTACTTGAAGTAATTGATTCCAGGTTAATTTGTTATACGTCTTctattaagtttttgttttgtagatagcCTTATTCAAGTTTGGGTCACGGCATACTCACATTTATCGTTACTgcttttcttttccctttgtaCAGTCAACTTCCAGAATTCTTGGGAGGCTTATGCAAATGTCCTAACGAGGGAGGGTGCTTGAGGTCTAACAAAGGACCCTGGAATGATCCTGAAATAGTTGAGGCATgtcccttgtttttttttttgtttataagatTCAGGAATCCATAAGATGCTATGATAAGTTGAGCTAATATTAAGGGTGTCTCTTGTTTTACAGCTCGTACATCACATGGAAGTAAACCCTGTACCGCAAACTACTAAATCTCCTCTTCATATAAGAGATTATGATTCTACCACTTGCACGATCCAACCTATAGTGAGTTCAATACTTCGATAATTTGAGCGGGTTATTAAATTCCATACAAATGCACTGGtgtaactttatttatttatgatttgtttttgactaagcctctctctctttgtgcAGGCTAGTACATCAGACGGTGATAAATTCATTACCACCGTGGAATCTATAGAACCGGCTCAAGGAGAACGGTCACAAAACCAGTTACTTAACACTAACAATGATAACTCTTCTTTTGCAAATTCATCAAGACGAgaaggtgtttttttttgttcttcttcatgcCTAGTTATAAAGTTTCGTTAACATGATCCTCTCTAGTGTACTCAAATGATCTTTCTCGCACACCAGGTGGTCAGATTTTACGGTTTGGTGCACTTAGAGAAAAAATCAACAGCGAGAACATTTTCTGCTTAGTGAAAATACTACTAGCCTTTTCACTGAAGCTATTTGCTATCTTTGCTTTCTTATTGCCTGGATACTGGCAAAGACAGAACAATAATGTAGTGGTCGTCCCAGCAGATTCATCCGTAAACAACCAAGTTCTTGAGTGTTTAGATCGtctaaagaagatggagaaagagtTAACAGAGATTAGTAGAAAATCTGTAAAAATCCCAGAAGCGAATGAGAAGCTACTAACGGAATCACTAGAGAGGATCAGGTCTCTAGAACTCGATCTTGACAAAACTAAATCAGTATGTGAACCCTCTCGATCTTGATCTTGTAAGAAGCTTGTAAATGCTATATTATATTTACTAATACatcttctttttgtgtgtgtgtgtttcaggtatTACACTTAACATTAACAAAACAGGTTCAGATTGAGTCTCATTACCAAGAAGTAAGCCCACTCAGATTTATCTAATgattattgactttttttttcttttccttagtCCAATATATTTTGTGGGTTATATTCATAACTTTGAGACTGTGTGCTTAATGGTGACAGCGAAGAACACGATGCTGTTTCTGAAGCTTTTGGTATTTGCAAGGAGATACAAACTTCTATATGCTGACAGAGACCTTTGGGGTTTTGTATTTTTCGTCTTCTTTATATATTCCttgtaaaaaaacacaaaatatatctaaaatttcgAGTGAGGAGGCGACTAATAATATCACACGTATATGTTTGAAAATCGGAAGTCTTTAATTTACCAATACAAAAGCTTACCTAAATCTTGAAattaaatttgggtttaaaaaAAAGTAGTGACTTGTTCATACTTTACGATCCATCCTCCTAATCAAGGTGATCACGTACAATTACAATCACTTAAATAACAATTATgctaaaaatctatttttggtCATAgcaactctttttgttttttttttgttttggacaaaGATATAGAAAATTCTAGTAGTTATTTTTTGTAACTTGTATTCATTATGTTATGTGCAGCCAAAAAGAAAGTCACAAGTCGGTTTACTCTTAAACACGGACAATGGGACCGACGTACTATTTTTCCCTTGGAACTATCGTATCGTATCAGTTTCCCATCGATCTTTGACTTCTTACCAATTTTCATTCGGACTTATATCCTCCGCCTATTTCCCCCTGAATTCATACTTCTCTGCTTATTTCCCCATCTAATTGGGTTTACACGGTTTTGGGATTAAACCCGATAGAAACCCATGTTAAACCAGTATGAAACCAATTTATAACCAGGATAATATATCCAACCCAAcccgatttcttcttcttctatttttcaaagacttaaacaacaattatttttgtaaaatataacaGGTATGCTATtactaaattataattattttctattgaTTTGAGAAGATCAGTAATGAAAATCAAATCTCATCTTTAGTCCCCattttcatctttgtttaatattaaataaaaaatgaaaaaagaagcTGAATCATATCATCATTTAAATTAGTGTAATGATAACGAGTTTGCGAACTGGTTATAGCGATGAGGAGACGAGTCGGTGGTGATGATAACGAGTTTGCGAACCAGATGGTGGTgaatggtgatgatgagatcCGATAAACTAGACGGTGGTGACAATTATGAAATCTGCTGGCGATGATGAGATCCGGTGACCGAGAGGTCCGAGACAGTGACGAAGATGACGAGATCTGGTGGTAATGATGAGGAGatgagacgaagaagatgatactGCATATGagatggtggtgatgaagaGATCCAGTGACGACGAAGGTTTGCTCAGTGGTGAAAAACAAGGCAACGGTTTGCTCGGTGGTGAGTTCTACATCGACTGATCGATGGTAAATACTTCAGTCGCCTTGTTTGGAACAATTACCCACAGTTCCTATCACTATTTCTTCAAGATTTGTCAATCTCAAACATGTAATTTTCAGTTCataatttaaattgaaaataagTAGGATGTTCACTAGAAATTgtctttttagggtttaattttctttgttcaaaACACAATTGATTAAATTATTGAGTTCATcagatttttggaatgaatgTTGGTAGGGAAAAGAAGCCAGAAGAAGAGAGCAAAGGGTTGTTCATTTCAAACATtagggattttttttatttttaggttaagTTAGGTTTAGTTATGTAATCGGGTTGTAATCGAGTTGTAATCCtgtttaatttggttaataaGGTTCGTTGTTGGTTAATCAAAACAGTAAACCGTTAAAACCAAGACGATGGGAAATTAGATGAGAAGTTTAAGTTAGATGAGGAAATAGGCGGAGAAATACGGATTCGTAGGAAAATAGGTGGAGTATATAAGTCCGAAAAAGAACTGGTAAGAAGTCAAAGACCGATGGGGAACTGGCAAGATACGATAGTTCCGAAAGAGAAATAGTACGTTGTCCCTTAAACACACTACTCAACCAACTCTCTCTACCATGGCTACTAGTCATCGCCCAATTATTTGCATAAGATTATATAAACATGGATAACAAATGACATaacaatttgaaaattttgaaaagaaaaaggaaacatacTATGCAACAACGACAAAAATATACAACATAGAATTTAGTGATGTATATTAGTGCTTTGATCATCGGAATATAGAATTattgagaatgaagaagactATTTAAGCGTCGCCGTTTCGGAGTTAAGAGGTTGAAGAAACAGACAGGCTCGCATGTTTCCGCGTTATTCTATCTAGGCTGTAATCcaaattgttaaaataaaatatgtcatCGTCAGACTCATcttattttatagtatatactttatttttaattttactctctctctctctctctctctctctctctctctctctatcttcgtgTTCGTGGTTTGCCatagttcttcttcttgaatcaGATCTCTTCGTGGTGACTTCTCTGTTAACCAAAAGAGAACCATGGAGCTCAACTTCCTCTCTAGagctatcttcttcttctttcttctactttctcttttttcttctttctcatcttcaacTGTCATCTCAGGTAAATAACACACCCacctttcttgtttctttctaacTCTGTCCTAGCCTTCTCGATCAGACTTCTTTAATTTGGTTAGATTGGTCATCAccttcaattcttttttttggtttatttattgcAGATGGTGTCTTCCAATCCCAGAGTTCGTTTACCGGAAGAAACCTGCTTCAGACCAAGAAACGCAAGTTCTTCTTTATAATTCTCTATCTTCTTTCCCTCAacttactttttcctttttacaatGATTCCAGCAattgattattttctttttttagtatgTAGATCTTAGTTAGAGTTTCCAATTATAGACTTATTCCCCCCAATGTGTTCTATGCACATACACAGATCCCGATTAAAGATATAGATAGATATGTTCTTGATGTTCAATGTGTTTACTTTTGGTGTTGTGTCTTAATGGCAAGTCTTTGGGCATTTTAGAATGTTTGGTTTTCTTCTATGTGACatttggtttctctttttttttttatggaacaGCATGTCCTGTGAACTTTGAGTTTATGAACTACAAGATCATAACCGACAAATGCAAAGGTCCCAAATTCCCACCAAAGGAATGTTGCGCTGCCTTCAAGGAGTTTTCTTGTCCTTACGCTGACGAGCTCAACGACCTTAGCTCAGATTGTGCTACCACTATGTTCAGTTACATCAATCTTTATGGTAAATACCCGCCTGGTCTTTTCGCTAACCAGTGTAAAGAAGGCAAAGAAGGTCTTGAATGCCCCGCTACGTCTCCCACTTCAGCTGATGATGCAAGCGCAGCCAccgcagcttcttcttcttgtctttggCTGACCCTTTCCGCGGCTTTCTTGGTTTCCGTTAAGCTGTTCTGAGGCTGAGAACATGCTTCTTGTAAACAACCTGAGGAAGAGAGTTTATGTATATCCACGATTTGTTTTGCTGTTTTACTGTCtcattcttttgattttagggACTTCAAAAAATTCTTAATGATAACTTTATGGCTTTCGTGTGTATCATTGTCTCTTCTTATAACCAACGAAGTGAATACTGATGATTGGTATCTATATATATCAGCAAGAGGTCTTAATTACAATATGTATCTCTATGTATAAAGGTAAACAAAAGGTAAACAAGTAACTTAATTACCATGGTTTTCACTAAATTGTTTGCTATCTATGGCTTTTGCGTCCAATCAATCAAAGCATTGACACTATACATATACCGAATCATATAAAGACTTGCTCTGTCTCTCACTTGGTCTTCTTCCAATggtaagaaagaaacaaactgaGAGATTCACCACATGAGTCTTGACTTGCGACGGAACTGCTTCCTTGTGATACACCAAGGACCAGGAAATGTGCTTAACTGCGCACAGTAATAAGTAGAAAGGCAATTGCGTCAGGAATCACAAGACTGGACTTTGTTAAATTAATCTATGGAACAAGCTTCGGATAAATGTCCAGTATAAAATCGAGATACGTAAAGGAGTTATTAATGCATCTGTATTCTCACGCTATGCTTATTCACCAAATATGTCCAAAGTGTATATAATATCAAAGATAGGTTTCAGATAGGAGGACTTAAGAGATATCTACTGTGTCATTTACTAATAGGTTTGCAAATATGGATAGAAAATAATGACTTACATTGCTGATAAGCTTTGCCCCATGCCATGCTGTGTCCACGCCACAAGGAGGCGGGAGTACTCTGACTCCATTGCTTATAGATGGAGAAAGGTGATCATGCAGTTCTCTCTCTAGCCTTTCTGGATACAgctcacaaaacaaaaaaccccaTAAGCACGTCAGACATGTATCTTTTAGATTGAGTTTCAAAGATCTTTTAATTCATATGCAAGAAGTACTGGTTATTTGATATATGCTTAAATTGATGCCATtgcaaaatataaatgaaacaaaagaaagagctATATTTACCGAACCTGCAAGCCCTGGTAAACACGCACTTCCCCCAGTCAGTACTACAGTCTTGAACCAACTATCATCACCTGCAAGTCCCGCTGCATCACAGTGGTCCATACAGAGCGCCACTGCTTGGTGCAGACTCATCGCACGCCTGTTTTGGAAAGGCCAGAACCAATACcaatataaattacaaaatggcCAAAATATGGAGAATATTCACAAGAAAGAAACCCAGACCCGAGCTGCATGAAGCTTTATAGTATTACAGTcgtgtaattttaaaatatataagagtCATGATGAAAATAGTGGAACTTATAAACAAGTTGGTGCACTATAGTGTATGGTCAGATGATATCATTTTAGTTTCAGAACTAATCAGATCGAACCTCTTAAGAGTGAGGTCAAGGTTTAATGTGATTGTGATAAGTAATTCAGGTCTTACATTCCAGCAAGACGTGGTTGGAATAATATCTCCCCTGTTTGGAAACGCTCCTTTGACAAAGTAAACCATCCTTCACCTGAAACTTCGACTGAAGCTTGTGTGTCTCTTGAAAGTTCAGCTTTATAATCAAGAGCCACGTAACACAGTTTCTGCATTCgcataacaaaaagaaaagtattaCATGAAGCGATTGAAAACAAAGAACTATAGTCAGTAACTTCGAATAGAACGTGCTATGAACTAAAGCTTCTTCATGAGTAGGCAGAAGCTATTTAGGATGGAAACCTACATAGTTATCTGCAATAGAGAGCAAATTGGTCTATGGTAATACCTCTTTAAGAGTACGAACAGTGTAGAGTGATTGAAAGGAAACGTTGTTCTCTTGCATCTTCTCCCTAAGGAATCCCGTAAGTTTCAATGCTCCAAAACCAATGACTTCTACACCTACCTGGCGCATCACCTTACCATTCAAAACTGCAGAACACCAGTAGAAGTAAATTGTTGTTACAGAAGTGAATGGTGCAGAAAGAATGAGAGAGATACATGATGATAATTTTCAGCAAGTTGTTATGTTCACATTTTCATCTTTAATCAACTTCGGTTCCACAAAAGAAATCACATCATGAGAGACTAAAGCTCCAAAGGCTACCATGTCACTAAACAAGATCTGAGACATTACAAAAAGAGTAGAAACGTAGAGAGAAAACAGCTTACTTGGAAGAACGGTGATGACTTGGAAACCTATGTTGACGACAATTCCAGATGTCCGCCCTGCTGCATATAGAGCTAACACAGCCTGAGAACAGAGCACAGAATATTTCATAATTTGCTTATGACTGTAATAGTAGCAAGGAATGCATAAAGCTTAATTATACTATCTGCAGTTAATGGTGAGATAATGCATCAaataccccaaaaaaaacaattttccgCCAATACATACTATTACATGTACTGTGTGGCTAAAGAGATGGAAAATACATTTCCCGGAGAAAATGATTCCAATATTGGAGCAACAGTCATCATAAAGAACTAAAGAGTGAAAGAAAGACTCGCCTGATTAACTGCACAGACTGCAGGGACATTCATGTCAAACAAGACATTAAGGATAGCAGTCTTAAGTTGCCGCCTCGATGCCTTGGCCGATTCAGtatctgaaaaataaaaaattaataaatcctTAAATGTTTAACACCACGAAAAATGTATAAATCCTGAAGATAAAACAAGTATTAGTGTAGCTAACCATCAAAATGGCAGAGGGGCAGTGAAACCACTATTGGCTGCATAGAGGACTTTACATGCatcctgtaaaaaaaaattaatcctCATGAATTCGGGAAAGCAAAAGCCGTACATCAATTGCTAAAATCAGTAAGGAGAACAAAATgatgaaaagcaaaaaaaaaacctggtGAAAATGGTAGCAAAGAACTGTTGAAGTCTAGCATATATAGGTGACTCGATGTTGCCAAATTCCTGACGATCAAACTAGTAAGAACTATCTTGTGTGTTGCAAGAGACAAGAATTCAAGCTTATTATCTTTTACTGTAATCAAAATCGTGAACCGCATTAGTACAACGATTGACTCACCAGAAAAGTAGCAGAACGTCCAGAAGGTGAATCAAACTTGCTCCAACCAAACTTGCAATATCCAGAACCACCTTCATAACgacacacatacaaaaaaaaggagaaatctTTCAGCACAATTGAAAGACAAAAATTACAGAACTAGTCTACAACAGAAAACCCATACCATCAATAATAACAGAACCAGGAACTTGAGCCCTCT harbors:
- the LOC104761673 gene encoding phosphatidylinositol/phosphatidylcholine transfer protein SFH14-like, producing the protein MSEFVAGCEETREKLSDSECIEDEPRRSRIGNLRKKAISCSSKLTHPLKRKGKRKIDYLIPLIEDVRDEEEEKIVSQLRQELLKKDLLPPRHDDYYMLLRFLRTMEFKIEKTVTAWEQMLKWRKDFGTDHIIQDFNFKELDKVTRHYPQGYHGVDKDGRPIYIERLGKAHPGKLMEVTTIERYLKYHVQEFERTLQEKLPACSVSAKRRVTTTTTILDVEGLGMKNFTPTAANLLATIAKVDCNYYPETLHRMFIVNAGIGFRNILWPAAQKLLDPMTIAKIQVLESRSLSKLLEVIDSSQLPEFLGGLCKCPNEGGCLRSNKGPWNDPEIVELVHHMEVNPVPQTTKSPLHIRDYDSTTCTIQPIASTSDGDKFITTVESIEPAQGERSQNQLLNTNNDNSSFANSSRREGGQILRFGALREKINSENIFCLVKILLAFSLKLFAIFAFLLPGYWQRQNNNVVVVPADSSVNNQVLECLDRLKKMEKELTEISRKSVKIPEANEKLLTESLERIRSLELDLDKTKSVLHLTLTKQVQIESHYQERRTRCCF
- the LOC104761674 gene encoding GPI-anchored protein LORELEI, coding for MELNFLSRAIFFFFLLLSLFSSFSSSTVISDGVFQSQSSFTGRNLLQTKKPCPVNFEFMNYKIITDKCKGPKFPPKECCAAFKEFSCPYADELNDLSSDCATTMFSYINLYGKYPPGLFANQCKEGKEGLECPATSPTSADDASAATAASSSCLWLTLSAAFLVSVKLF
- the LOC104761675 gene encoding actin-related protein 8, yielding MILRKVWGSMWNRSNSCKDMVTPTSTSRVPPLPPLTMLSSSSSLGAFDQLPMDILVQILMLIQPRDAVMLSLTCKAWRCLASGNRLWMFYLQSSQQSWDSIFFAETSLRYGYPLRLVSSQSGELSFMRIYGQRAQVPGSVIIDGGSGYCKFGWSKFDSPSGRSATFLEFGNIESPIYARLQQFFATIFTRMHVKSSMQPIVVSLPLCHFDDTESAKASRRQLKTAILNVLFDMNVPAVCAVNQAVLALYAAGRTSGIVVNIGFQVITVLPILNGKVMRQVGVEVIGFGALKLTGFLREKMQENNVSFQSLYTVRTLKEKLCYVALDYKAELSRDTQASVEVSGEGWFTLSKERFQTGEILFQPRLAGMRAMSLHQAVALCMDHCDAAGLAGDDSWFKTVVLTGGSACLPGLAERLERELHDHLSPSISNGVRVLPPPCGVDTAWHGAKLISNLSTFPGPWCITRKQFRRKSRLMW